The Rosa chinensis cultivar Old Blush chromosome 7, RchiOBHm-V2, whole genome shotgun sequence DNA segment ATTTCAAGTCACCAGCAGTCCATCATATATAAGGCCATTGTGGATACTCCACAATCCAAGGGTCCTCTCACTCCTCTGTCACATAGCAGCTGCTATCATTGTTCTCGATCTCATTCTCAATTAGCAAACAGCTGCGATGCCTTTCATCTTTGGCAGCTTGTTCTGGCGATGAACACCCCACCCTAGCTTCAACTTCTATTATGCACCAAGACACGTACTATTAATAAATCATATGCCCTTATTGATAAGCAGTTCCCAATTATCATGCAAACTCACCTGCCCCCTACTGATATTCTACACAATCATTCTAGCAAACAATTGCATATTTTTATTAACAGAACCGTATCTGATATGGAAATCCATCAACTCAATAATCAGCGCAACTAACAGTCCACTTACCTGACTCCATTGCTTTGAAGCTCGAAATCGCAGACATGATCGAGCAAAGTAACTTCACAGTCTGGCTAAGATTTGCTTGCACCACGTAGTAACAATATAGAGACTAAGCCAGTTCACATTCAAATCTCGCCAATGTCCATCACATTTGCTATTTTCACACACAATGACTATGCGTCTATGCTCATTCTTTCTTTAAACGCCTTATCAGCATGCCTTACTACATTGTACATGTCCACCAATCCATCATTAACCTTAAACGAAGAGTTGGTAGTACTAATATTGGTCGCATGCATTACTATTGTACGCACTCTATTATTGTAGGCAAAACAATCCCTACCATTAGTATCGTAAAGGATTTCATACACAACTCTTTGCGTATCATCACTTCCATTGAAATTTCAGTGGTAGTTGAAATTATTGAGAAATTATCAGGACTAATTTCTCTATGCCACTTTTTCTCGAACATATTTTCTGCATCTAGTTCGGTGGCCAGTTTCAGTTCTAAAGctagtcttctttttttctttgcaaCTTTTGTGGCTAAAAAATAATCATGTATGAAAGGCTCAAAGATGCAGCCATGCTGAGATTACATATGGGTCTCATATCCCTTATCATAATTCACTATCACACAGTAGATAAAATGATGATTTCTACGAACTGAAATAATCATATAAGCAAAAGTCAATAAATCAGTTGATGATATCATGATGAACTGAACTGATCGAGTGATGCGAATGCCATAATCAAAATATATTCTGCTCAAGATAGTCTAGTAAATTAAAGTATCAAAATACAACACACAGAAAAAATGAATGTGTTCGCACGCATAACGAAAGGATACCAATGAAGTCAAAAAATAGTTAGCAAAAGACAAACTCACCTCTCCCTCCGGTCGTGCTACCCCCGTCTGCCCGAGGTAGACAGGGCGGGCAGATAGCTTGGAACCTAGAGATATAGGCAGCTGGCCGGGCCTGATATGTGGTGGTATTACACCCTTCTCAAAGAACCGTACGCGACACTATTTATGAGTCTTGGGAATTTGTTGAGCGGCTCATAGTTACATTCTTCGTGTCGGTAAGCTCAAAGTTATATTCTTCGTGTCGGTAAGCCAGCCGTGACATGTTGGTTAGCTAGTCTAACTAACACCGTGAAAATCATGAGTTCAAATCTTACTAACATTAGAAATGAATTGGGAGTTACATTgtttcggaaaaaaaaaatttgtattctTCCTATTAGTTATTGTGACAGCTTTACAGGATGCGTACTAACTTGGGTACACAGCTCAGAAAGAATGTTGTCCTATAAGCACACAGTGCCTCAAGAAGGGGGTTAGAACCTTTGAAAAGGAACATCTCTGGGGAGATGTCATTTCTTGCGAGACGTttgttttgaggaaaaaaaaaaagaagaaggatgcCATCACTTTGCTACATAGAAGCCACGTAGCATACATGTGTTAATTTTTTGGGTTTTCCTACCATATGAAATCTCAAAAGACTCTGGTTCTGTTCTGTGAGCTGTGGACAAATTGATGCATGTCCAACGGGACTCTTTACTGATACAACACATGATCGTTTCTCTGCATCAAAATTACATTCTTAATAGGGTGGATACAACCTCTTCCATTTGCAATCATGGATGCAGTCCTCTTTGTTTCATTTCAATGACAATAAGTTAATCAGGGTTCGGTTGTGAGACGCTTGTTTCTGTATTTCTCCACCATAATGTGCTTGTATTTTGTTTGACGAACATCACTTTGTAGCAAGGTTTTCACGGTGGTGGGTGGTCATCCTGTGGGTTTTGAGGTGGGATAGGTTTCCAACCTGGTTTCTCATCCCAGTACATGTCATAATATATGTGGCCAGGAGTATGCTCAGCTACACAACACCATATACCAACGTATCGCTTCACGCGATTCCTGAATCTCTCTTCCCTTATCTGAGAATAGATTAATTTTGCACAGCATCAACAAATAGCAACTAAACAGGTTTACAGGTTTAGCCTGTATGAAACCAAAGGTCAAAGAAATAAAGACTTACCTTGTCAGCAAAACCAAGGAACGCATCTTGCATTGATGAAAACTGAATTACATTGACATCTTTGAACGAGGAAAATACTGTCTTTAACTGTACATACAAGAGAAATTCAGAATCATTACAAGTTACGTGGGCTGAAGGAACATCATAACTCAAATACGACATTGCATggttaaagaaaatataaaggatCCAGAATAATGATTTCAAAATCTCAAATAGGTCCGACCACATATACCCACATATACTACACTATCATAGTAATTTTTTACTTCAAAGGCCAGCATACTCTCTGACCAGTTCATGAGCTATAGTTTGTTAGGTATAATGCTGATCATGATACATGCTAGTACCAAAGAATGACATGGGTAAATCATAGTCTTTGTGAGGGGGCTTAAAGAGGATAAGCTTCATAAGGCCAAGGTTTTGTAAAGAGTAGCTAATCTAGAATGTAGTAAATGAGACAAAATTGGGATGAACTCGACAGGTTAACACATGCTACTAGTTGTGTGTATTCTCAGTACCGTCTCTTCACTGCTTCTCTTTGGAAATCTGAGCACTCCTGATGGGCTTGTATTATTTGATGCCAGACAGTCTCGAATTCCTTCTTGACAAAGCTGGACTTCAAGCCATGAATCTTTCACCTGAAACAAAATTGTTAAATGCTGACCCGACGAGACTAGAGATACTTTGACTTAAACTCCTTTCTACTCGTTTACCTGTTTTGGCATCAATGGATTGTCAAAGAATGAGTACTCTCTAATATTGATCTGGGGCCCAAATTCTTCCACTGGCAATTCCTTGAGCATGACATTTACCTGCACCACCATAAACTTGCCTTAGGTTTCATTGTCTAGACCTGATGACAATCCCCTTTGTTTAACTATTTTGGAACTCTATAACCCATAAAAGAATCCACatggaaaaataatgtaaaTTGCGGATAAAAGTTACCACAGGGTGTAGGTGTATCTTTAATTTTCCTTAAAAAGGATATAGTCCAACTAGTAGGGCTATTCTTGCTTCCGTATGAACTAAGCAACAAACCAATGGGCAAGCCCTAATACCTATACCAtcacaacaaataaaaagatgacAGACACTTCCAGAACAAGACCCTCTTGGAAGACCTCGAAAACAAGAATGGGACATCATAATGTGCTTCATTCAGAAAACTGATGGTTGTAAaacttatcttcttcttcttcttctagacAATAATAACGGACATAGAGTTCTAAACAGTCATTTACAAATTTTAGAAGTGAACAGGAAAAGATATATTTGGTAGGTTAAAATTCAGGGATGCAATGATGACAGACACAAGAATATATCACTACATTTCTCCAGTGGCATTGTTATCAATTCACTAGAACCACTACTTCAAACAAATGAAACACTGGCAAAATCCATGAGCTAATCTATTAGCTGTGTTGATTTTAAAAATGCGACAAATATCCAGTTGTTTTAGCACAAATGCTGCTTTAGTAGGAACGTATGACGGTGATCCTCTCCACCATCCTCTCCAAAGAAACTTCTTCAAAGaatttttcagttgaggaacAAAAGATAACAGCTATTTGAAATCAACTCCAGGAGACAGAGGGCATACCTCAAATACATGGTCTAGAGGGCAAAGAAAAGGCTGTCTAGTCAAAGATCCCTCGAGAACTCCAGGGTGGGGAAACCACAGCCTGTCCAACCTGCACCATAGTGGAGGCATGACCTAAAATTCACAAAGAACAGAAATGGAGATTAAAACATAACCTCCATATGCATTCAATGCATCGTTTCATACATTTAGAATACTCAATATGCAACACCAATTGGTAATGAATGAAAAGGCCCAAAGTTTCATACATTGAGATGCAAGGTTTAGACTACTCAATATGGGATATTTATATTCTCAACACAGTTATACATTATAACAAGGACCGTCAGCATTCTATCATTTTGTCAAACTTGCAGATCTACGATTAATACTAAggaatttctttttcttatcacATTTTCAGGTCCATATGATACAGATAAACATACACATGTCAAAAATATGAATGGATGCAAATCCCAGTTTCCATCACTTTATAATCTATTTAACAAGAGAATCGGTATCATGAGAATCAATTTCAGGTGAGTTTAAGCTAAGTATACTAGTatactgcaagtggcctagtggttcttgcctagttgggtgtgctccccaacctaggttcgaaccccgaagctgtcaaagtggctaggcactgtgctgcaatgcacagttggagcatttcacatgcgccgaaggggtttatcttgggcctaggaagcctttgggttccccttgacaaagtcaaaaaaaaaaagctaagtATACTAGTATAGTCGTAATCGATGATGACAATTGCTTCAACTATTATAATAATCGTGAATAAAAATTTGCATTTTGACTCCGCTCTATCCAAAGAAATAAAACTGAAAATCCTTCAAATAACTCAGAACTAAAAGTTATACACGGAAACCATTTGAGTCCAGCATAATGTGAACTGAACTGAAATTGGTCTTACCAGGGTGCGATTTAACACAGAAGCAATAGCAAGTGCCATCCTTATTTGTTTTATCTGAACAAAATCAGAtagcatataaatatatattagatGCAATAGTGCACTATCCAGACAAATGGTAAAATTTAGTGAAACCAGATTAGTACAGGCATACTTGGTAATTAACAAGAGCAAAATGTGATTCAACAGTATGCTGCCCCTCAAGTAACAAGATCTTAGGAATAGATGGCTTAAAAGTCAAAAAACCCCCTGCATAAGTATCCAAAGAATGCAGCATTAGTGGCATGACCATTCATTGAACAATATGAACAAATGGCAGAGTTCAAAATCAATATATTCAAACCCCTGCCCTACTTTTTAGTTTATGTGAAAACCTTTAGAATTCTGATAAAGCAGAAATTTTCAAGGAAATGAAGTACCAAGTAGTGTTTGGTCCTTGGGAATGAACATATTGGAATGAGCTGGCAGTACTATGGGAATGCCCATTTTGCAATACTTTCTACTTTAAGTAGTTGCCATCTAATTTTTTGTCGTCTTATTTCGGTTCCATTTCATCCCAGTGTTGACTCAAGCAACTAAACGCTACCTTAGAAGAATAAATTTCAAAACTGTAAACTTGTATGAACGAGAGTTCAGTGAGATTGGTAGGAAACATTTACTAAGAGGGTGCCAAGACATAAGATTGCAATGTTTTACTTTGACTGAAGCAAGCAAGTTCAAGAAAAATGCAGTCcaagaaaattgagaagatCTGTAATGTATGGCACAATCATTAGTGTCATTTTCCATTTGTACCTGGTGCATCATAGTATTCTGGCGGGTCATAGAAAACCATTCCTTCACGTAGTCGGTGGCGCTTTCCATCAGTACCCGCATACTGGAATGTGGTATGCACTGCATACGGCTCCAACCTCAATTGCTGGTACATGGCCTGCCATTAAAGTCTAAAAGGCTTAGGACTTGTTTTCAAACTGTCTTCTATGCTTACATGGAATAGTTCCAAGTGAGATGAGAAACTTTAAATAAGAAGATACAACATCTAAACCGCTCAAAGTCAAACTATAGTACctacctggacaaaatatgtatGCCCACTACAAAATATACTCGCAGGCAAAATTCCTAGCTTGAGACTTCCATCATAAGCATATACAAGTTCACTTTCTCCATCAACAGATGGTCCTAACTGCTTCCTTACAAGATCGTTAAACCCATTCTGGTCCCATATCTTGTCATCAGCTAGAAGCATATCTTTCCATTCTTTAGCCAATTTTTTAGCAGGGTCAGTTGGCCGCCAGTGGAAAATTCCAATATTATAGGCAGCACCAACTGTTAACAGGTAAAGACACGACATTAAATCTCTGTACATGAGATGACTATAACCTTATTGATCACAAAAAAGAATAATAACACAGCAATTCAACATATACAACAGAAAAATGTAACAGAGAATTGTACTGTTCAGAGTTTAAAGATCAAGCTAGAGTAGAAGTCGGGATGTATAGAAGTATCAGGCTAGGATGTGAACtttcaaaacatataatttGCTGAAGGTTGCAGATATATATTCAGATATAACATTGCGTCAATCTTTTAGTTTAGGACAACATATAACATGTGTACCTATTCTATAGTACGCTACACTTATACCTTTTAATATACTAGTCTAACATGGTATGAATATGAAGAAGCACCCAGAGCATTAAACAGAAACATGAGTAACAAAATATTATAGGTACTGTAGTGAAGGCATCTACAGTAACAAGGAAAGTTGAGATCATATTTTAATAATAATAGTATCCGTAAGGGGTAGACTCCCTTCAAAATGTTGGCATAGTTAATTTTTCTCACTGGAAACGGTTTCATGTCACCACATCTTGTGCAAGTATTCACATATTTCTCCACATGACATAGCTCCAAACATCTCATCCATGTGTATAAATTAAGGGGGTTTTAGATGCTTCAATTAAACAgagaaaaaaggagaagaattCTTCTATAAGAGCTTCACCTTGTTGCCAGATGTCCAGCCTGTCATCAGCTACTGTAGGTACAACTTGATCACTAGACGTTAGGACATCTGCTTCAGGATAGCGGGAAAGAAATGGAAGAGGGTTCTGTTCCAGGAAGATTGTAAATCATGCATTAGAAATTAACAACGCTTaaatttcaaatcaaacaaGTCAAAAGATTCAGAACTAAAGGACAAGCACAAAGGTACCTTTAACCAAACCATGTCTGTATCACACATCAAGAGCTCAAAACCATACGGGAGGATTGAGTCTATCAGTATAACTTTTTCTCTTCCCATCTTGTGGAATGTCGGCGATCCCCATCCAACATCTATTGTGCTCATATGGCTGCCCATATCAAATACTGGAACACCTTTCCAATACAAAGCCTCCAACAGTTTGGTATCCATTGCACCTAAGCCATTCAGTAACAATTCCCTTAATGCATGCATAAAAACTACAAACACATTTCTTTTCTAACAGGAAATGGTACAAGAAATGTAAAGAAATTCAAAAGaccaaaaagaataaaaaatccACAGCTTATCATATGGTCGCTTACCAACGAGAAGGTTAGAAATCCCCAGATCAGTCAAGTGTTTAACCCATGTCAAGATAAAATCCATAAATGCATAGTTACCAAAGGTCACTATAACTACATTATCCTTCACTCTTTGCTGAACCAGTTCTTTGGTCAGTCTAAAAGTCTTCAACCGTGGCATTTTGTTTGTGCGTGGGGGAGCTTCCCAGATAGGCCTCATTGACACATTTTGACTCTCTAATTTAGGTGCGGACACCCCTTGAACAATCGCCGGCTGTGAAACATTGGGTGCTTGCTCTAAAGAGGAAGAACCAACATCTGTAACAATTTGTGCAGAGACATAAGTATATATCACACTCAAAGGAAAGAAGACTGAGCTCATAGATAATGAACAAGCACAAAACATCATAACAGTGCCAAACAGACTATAGTATTCTAAAATAAGACAATAACTCTAGTCTGGAAATCAAAGTTTCCATCTTTCTGTGctgaacatatataatacttaAAGCAGATAGTTACCCAAATCCCATTTTATATCAACAAGCATGAATGGAGTCTTccttgatttaaaaaaaaaaaaaaaaaaaaaaagttcagttCTTTAGCTCTGCTCATTTGAATTATTAAAGGGGCAACTGAAATCTCCAGAACCCATTTCCGAATTTAACCCATATATGAATTGAAGCACATGAATAAGAAACAGTGACTAacagaatgaatgaatgaatgggGTCAGTGGGGAATTGAAAAGGGCAAAATAGGGAGAAAGAAAAGACTGACTGTTCTGAAAGGAGGTGGCGGAAAATGTAGCAGCCTTGCCGGAGTAAATGGCGGATATGACATACAAAGATGAGAAGAGAATCCCAACTATGACGGTGGCGTATACAGCCACGAACAGTGGCTTCGAGTTATCGAACGAATTTCTCCAACCCATTGTTTCTTCTTGGGCTTTCTGGTTATTAGTTTATATGATGACTATCATGCCCACGTTGATCACCATcgtcttctttctctctttctttcttcttgggAATGGGAAGGAACAAGAACTCGAAGCAAGAAAGAATTTCAAAGCCAATAAATCTGAATCTGAGGAGGGTTTAATTCACTCTGTTTTTTTCTCTCCATAAACAGATCACTTCTGCCTGCCAAGGTCAACTCTCAGGCTCCATGttccctcttgttttattttactCGGTCCATTTTGCACCAAATCTTAATCCTATTTGTTTTTTAGGGATTCTCATTTAGTCAAgccaaaaattaatttttttaaacacATAAGGGTATCAATAGAATTTCGAAATAATTTGTTAGCACGATCAAACCTTctcataaaaaatatttaaaaaaaattgacttgGTATCCATTAGTATGGTTAACAAGTTTTGATTCATTCGACACATAACTCACTTATATTTCAAAAAtaacacttaactcactcactttTTACACTGTTAGTCACTTTAATCATTGTTATCAAATTGACCGTTaaaattttgtaaatataacTATCTGTTAAGAGTACCTTTGTCAAATCATAAATAATTACTTATAAAGTATCTTTTGTTAGATATTATATTAAACATTTGTTAGTTATGCGATGCGACCTTCCAAAGAGCAACACGTACTCGAGTGAGGACGCAACTCCAGATGGACCTGACTCTGATCTCTTCGTCTATCACAACAAACACTATGGATCTCGATCACCTCCTCATAACTAATACCCAGTTCCAGAAAATGCCCAAAAAGACGACAGACAAAGCTTATATCTTGGACAAGACCAAACACCTTGCAATTCTAAAAATTAGTGAGGGTGGAAAAGTTATTTTGAAAAGGGGTGAAGGAGTATTAGAGAAGTAGTTTCATATGAACTGTGTTGGTTGTGCACTCTTTATCTTTTATGTATCGTTTAGAAAAAGATTTGGAAGGTACTGCTTTCATTTATGTTGTTGGCAATGCTTCTTGTTCCTAGCACAGTTGCTGCTGAAACCAACCCACATGATGCTCCTGTGTCACCCTGAATATCACAAATAGATGGAGGACTTGTTCAAGTAGCTATAGAAGTGGAGCATCATGCACAACACTCATTATTCACAAGAGTTAATGCAGATGATGTTAAAGTTACTATTGCTACACCGGCAGCTCGAGGAGAAGCAAATAATAAACTTTTGGAATTTATGGTAAAAATATTGGGTCTTAGACAAAGTCAGATGACTCTGTAGAGAGGATGGAATAACAAATCAAAACTTCTTGTGGTGGAAGATTTATCTACTAGACAAGTATATGAGAAACTTCTGGAGGCTATGTAACCTTAAGGCTGTACAATTCAAATGACAATTGTAATGAACAATAAATGTGTTAGCTAAACCTTCAAGGCTTCATATTATTTTGTGTTCAAGCTCCCATTTTTAATCAAACAAATTGGTCAAGCAAACCAATGAAGATGTTCTTCATCCATAAATCCACATCACTAACCTTCATAGAAAGAATGAGAAGACCTAAGCACATAATTACTATAGTTCACAGGCAGAACCAAAGCTTCTGCCGTGGATAATTCTATAGAAATATAAAACAAGTAAGCGGCAATCAACAGCAAAATACAAACCACGAGATGAGAAATAGACAGCAAACTCTGTTTAATTTAGTGATGGCTAGATTCAGAATTTCTTCTCAAGGAACATAGTATGAGGCAATACTGAGGAAGCattaagagagaaagaaaacttagaagaagaaaaaatcccTAAATCAAACCACCATTGCAGTAGACCTAGACTTCGTatataacgtcccgaaccttaATTTACGGTTTTACTAGACATTTGGACTGTAAAcgacttttacttttacttttattgtcattttggtacttttagtggccctaaagttgactttttgctcgggccaaaatttgagaaaatattcttcatgaaattcgtaggggacgttaaaccgagcgcgtgcatatgtggtacgctaaaatcagagttcgtacgcgaaagttataagcgaaagattaaagttactgtttatagttactgtttacggtaactttctataaatagctgaGTTACTGTTTGGACCTGAATTTAGCCACTCCGATGTAAGGCCATTTGGGGAGTTGGCCGAAAAGACATTGAGTGATACGACCGAGCTGAAGGTGTCGTTTGACCAAGGTAAAGTTTTTGAATCATATGACTAAGATGAGTGTGTCGTTCGGCCATTTGGCCGAGATTTGAGACTTTGGGTCAGCCGacctaaaattaataaaatgggCCATACAGCCATACCTTTAGACAAACCAAGTGAAAATGGGTGAATGCGCAAATAGGTCAAGAGAAGGATTAGGAGTGCTCGGCCAAGCCCAAACAATAAATTCGGTCGAGAGGTCATTCATGGAAGGAATTCTCATAAGGAAGGAGTTCAAATCAATTATGGATTTCGATTGTGAAGATTTCATATATCAACCAAGTCAGGATTTTATGAGACGAATCAATCctagaaggaaggagaatctTACTTCAATGCCAcgtcttggaggacaagttagctagggttttgacttgtatatatagcacattgtaactcattgtaaaagGGTCCGGCACCACACAAActaatcaatatacaacttttactcaaacttttctcttactctttcataggtactttgccttctattcaactttcataacttgttttcatttttagtttcttacttttatttcagtcgttacattcaagcattttactttcttgttctttattttatatgcactttacttttcacacttaggagtagttcgtaacgtagagttatcatccattgatctctttcggccaatccggattggattgatgcgattcgccgttcacacacatatcatctcacaacgttttgacaaccgaatccacttcaccttcgtctttaccgtgatttgcgagtatcttcacccaatagatctctcgcttgtcacctgaacctttgagtttacccaaAAAGTGAGTGTGATAGAAGATCCCAGTCAGGATTGACGCCTAaccgaagtccttgcaacagaggcatCAAAACCTAAAggccgagagggttccttcctcggcctacaatcatttgaaagaagtcagatcaaGCACCATTCAAATCAGAAACCTCGCTCGGCCattcggccgcgagttggcacgcccgtgcaatttcagaaggacgattcaaccacAAGTCCCTCGGCTCTCATTTCGgtcgagacgattttgaggcaaacagttactgtggtagatttccattttcggaaatctaccgaattttctctctcctcttccccgATTTTCCTTCCCCTTCTGCCGTTTTCTTCCACCGTCGAATTCTTccgtttccggccaccccacgacggaatccgggcaccggcaagctcgcctccttatccttgtcacgcctgtggtggtgttttgcggtggctcggccggtggagctcggaattgagccgtgaagttcactgtagcagtttgggagttttgtcgatttccggcaattccggccgtctccggccaccaaacctgCGTCGAAGGTGCGGTTTTTGCCAATGATCATTTCTcctctagccttgagccacgatttgcagtgtagagggagaattgatcaaaacccgatcctagggttcttgagttttctgggtttttcttcaccggctagattcgactgtttaaaggtaaaattgggatgtgttgtagttgagaaaaatgatcagtgtgttgagtaggtgctgttgtcaaaatttggtgaccattggaggtggtggccaccggcgcgtgagccccacacgccgccactgtgggtggtgcGTGGAGGTGTGTAG contains these protein-coding regions:
- the LOC112176037 gene encoding arabinosyltransferase XEG113 — protein: MGWRNSFDNSKPLFVAVYATVIVGILFSSLYVISAIYSGKAATFSATSFQNNVGSSSLEQAPNVSQPAIVQGVSAPKLESQNVSMRPIWEAPPRTNKMPRLKTFRLTKELVQQRVKDNVVIVTFGNYAFMDFILTWVKHLTDLGISNLLVGAMDTKLLEALYWKGVPVFDMGSHMSTIDVGWGSPTFHKMGREKVILIDSILPYGFELLMCDTDMVWLKNPLPFLSRYPEADVLTSSDQVVPTVADDRLDIWQQVGAAYNIGIFHWRPTDPAKKLAKEWKDMLLADDKIWDQNGFNDLVRKQLGPSVDGESELVYAYDGSLKLGILPASIFCSGHTYFVQAMYQQLRLEPYAVHTTFQYAGTDGKRHRLREGMVFYDPPEYYDAPGGFLTFKPSIPKILLLEGQHTVESHFALVNYQIKQIRMALAIASVLNRTLVMPPLWCRLDRLWFPHPGVLEGSLTRQPFLCPLDHVFEVNVMLKELPVEEFGPQINIREYSFFDNPLMPKQVKDSWLEVQLCQEGIRDCLASNNTSPSGVLRFPKRSSEETLKTVFSSFKDVNVIQFSSMQDAFLGFADKIREERFRNRVKRYVGIWCCVAEHTPGHIYYDMYWDEKPGWKPIPPQNPQDDHPPP